A region of candidate division WOR-3 bacterium DNA encodes the following proteins:
- the lipA gene encoding lipoyl synthase, with translation MGIIPKEKKPDWLKVRLPGGEDYSQVLKTLKGLKLNTVCQESHCPNLGECFGKRTATFMILGKVCTRNCQFCSVASGKPEAVDPEEPRKIAEAVKILGLKYVVITSVSRDDLSDGGAEHFAETVRRIRGESPFCRIELLIPDFLGNTKSIDKVMETQPDVIGHNLETIKSLTKEIRDKKADYERSLFVLRYIKEKSRIITKSGLMVGLGETEEEIIFTLRDLKRVMVDIITIGQYLPPTKLSPPVKKFYTTEEFFRLNKLGKEMGFWKFFTGPLVRSSYKAGEIFK, from the coding sequence GTGGGGATAATTCCAAAGGAAAAAAAGCCGGATTGGTTAAAAGTGAGATTACCGGGGGGAGAAGATTATTCTCAAGTATTAAAGACCTTGAAAGGGTTAAAACTTAATACCGTTTGTCAGGAATCCCACTGCCCAAATCTTGGGGAATGCTTTGGTAAAAGAACCGCTACCTTTATGATTTTGGGCAAGGTCTGCACCAGAAATTGCCAATTTTGCTCTGTGGCATCTGGAAAGCCAGAGGCAGTGGACCCAGAAGAACCGAGAAAGATAGCAGAAGCGGTTAAAATTTTAGGCTTAAAATATGTGGTAATAACTTCGGTTAGTAGAGATGACTTGTCTGATGGCGGAGCGGAACATTTTGCCGAAACAGTGAGAAGGATTCGGGGAGAGAGTCCTTTCTGCCGAATTGAACTCCTTATCCCGGACTTTCTTGGGAATACCAAAAGTATTGACAAAGTGATGGAAACGCAACCGGATGTGATTGGACATAATCTGGAAACGATAAAATCTTTAACTAAAGAGATTCGGGACAAAAAGGCAGACTACGAAAGGTCGCTTTTTGTTTTAAGATACATAAAAGAGAAGAGTAGAATTATAACAAAAAGCGGTTTGATGGTTGGTTTAGGGGAGACCGAAGAGGAGATTATTTTCACTTTAAGGGACTTAAAAAGGGTAATGGTTGACATTATTACCATTGGTCAGTATTTGCCACCCACTAAATTGAGTCCTCCGGTGAAGAAATTTTATACCACCGAAGAGTTTTTTCGCTTAAATAAGTTGGGAAAGGAGATGGGATTTTGGAAGTTTTTTACTGGTCCTCTGGTGAGAAGTTCTTATAAGGCAGGAGAAATTTTTAAATAA
- a CDS encoding T9SS type A sorting domain-containing protein translates to MRYLIIFSLLFSISLFGIERSKLMVNKNILPDDNRPLENLKVYYPPFNPVNFALVGTVDTVGGTMYDWQFNGPCYHMIANDPNWGVHVLWMYSPDAASGWPNRNMRYNFYDFQTRTWTFLEPPYMNYGQNAFQLRTGFGGFHILPTGEAVACAHGVPEGANNLVPIATKDASPGAGLFPEVANGPEGYQWPPISVTRNGWIHCLMIDAATQDNLYYAKIRDWPNWTTPIPIGPVAGEPIANAGPCHNIASSLRSNNVMVMWTQWDHPDATVDSAAFRISPDGGETWSEVIPLPFPPAFTPGSETLASFHIASLYGFFDIRDNPHFVATLYPVIRDTGWVIPTEIWHYCPTNTPPWSRIHRAQPESIVASVGYNAIFANRPTIGQHPDRGILVAVWEEFVASNQEPTTQVLRGAIWGAASLDNGLTWLPPVLLTDTTTTVSFRFPCVTEVIDDTVWITYIGDLQAGFVVQGQGQATENPVFVHKVPLSVFIGIAENKKETPVKLSCSPNPFSKSTRLSLSLPNNSSNLVIYDASGKVVKRFNSLTPNLIWDGRDETGRPLPKGIYFLKLNAGKSFVTEKVILSD, encoded by the coding sequence ATGCGTTACCTTATTATCTTTTCCCTTCTCTTCTCAATTTCCCTCTTTGGAATTGAGAGGAGCAAATTAATGGTAAATAAAAATATCTTGCCGGATGATAACCGCCCGTTAGAAAATCTGAAGGTCTATTATCCCCCATTCAATCCGGTTAACTTCGCCCTGGTTGGCACCGTTGATACCGTTGGTGGCACAATGTACGACTGGCAATTCAACGGACCCTGCTACCATATGATTGCCAATGATCCAAACTGGGGTGTCCATGTCCTTTGGATGTATTCTCCGGATGCTGCCTCCGGTTGGCCAAACCGGAATATGCGCTATAACTTCTATGACTTCCAAACCCGGACTTGGACTTTCTTAGAACCGCCTTATATGAACTATGGACAAAATGCCTTCCAATTGCGAACCGGCTTTGGTGGCTTTCATATCCTACCAACCGGGGAAGCGGTCGCCTGTGCCCACGGTGTGCCAGAAGGAGCAAATAATCTTGTTCCAATCGCTACCAAGGATGCCTCACCGGGAGCCGGACTCTTCCCAGAAGTCGCCAATGGTCCTGAAGGTTATCAATGGCCACCAATTTCTGTTACCCGGAATGGCTGGATTCACTGCCTAATGATTGATGCGGCAACTCAGGATAATCTCTATTACGCCAAAATCCGGGATTGGCCAAACTGGACTACCCCGATCCCCATCGGTCCGGTGGCAGGTGAACCAATTGCCAATGCCGGACCCTGCCATAATATCGCCTCTTCTTTACGGTCTAATAATGTAATGGTGATGTGGACCCAATGGGACCATCCTGATGCCACGGTTGATAGCGCCGCCTTCCGAATTTCCCCAGATGGTGGTGAGACTTGGAGTGAGGTGATTCCTTTACCTTTCCCACCCGCATTCACCCCTGGTTCTGAGACCTTAGCCAGTTTCCACATCGCCTCCCTTTATGGCTTCTTTGATATAAGAGATAATCCCCATTTTGTTGCTACCCTCTACCCTGTGATTCGTGATACCGGTTGGGTGATTCCAACCGAAATCTGGCACTACTGCCCAACCAATACTCCACCCTGGTCAAGAATTCATAGAGCACAACCAGAATCAATCGTCGCCTCGGTTGGCTATAATGCTATCTTCGCCAACCGCCCAACAATTGGTCAGCATCCTGATAGAGGAATTCTTGTCGCTGTCTGGGAGGAATTTGTCGCCAGCAACCAGGAACCAACAACCCAGGTTTTGAGAGGAGCGATCTGGGGAGCCGCTTCCTTAGACAACGGATTGACCTGGCTGCCACCGGTGCTTCTAACCGATACCACAACCACTGTCTCCTTCCGCTTCCCATGTGTAACAGAAGTGATTGATGATACCGTCTGGATTACCTATATCGGAGATTTACAGGCAGGCTTTGTTGTTCAGGGACAAGGACAGGCAACAGAAAACCCAGTCTTTGTTCATAAGGTTCCTCTTTCGGTCTTTATCGGTATTGCCGAGAACAAAAAGGAAACACCGGTGAAACTCTCCTGCTCTCCCAATCCCTTCTCTAAGTCAACCAGACTTTCATTAAGCCTGCCGAATAATTCCAGCAATTTAGTCATCTATGATGCCTCCGGAAAGGTGGTGAAGAGATTTAACTCCCTTACTCCCAATCTCATTTGGGATGGTAGAGATGAAACCGGAAGACCTCTCCCGAAAGGAATCTACTTCTTGAAACTGAATGCGGGTAAATCTTTCGTTACCGAGAAAGTCATCCTGAGTGATTAG
- a CDS encoding PLP-dependent aspartate aminotransferase family protein gives MHENTKVVHGKEILFDYQTRSLSVPIYQTALFTFASAEEGAEIFAGEKEGYIYTRLGNPTIRALEEKIAFLEEGEDCCALASGMAAIASVLFTLCQKGDEVIASYPIYGCTYSLLVSILQPLGIKVRFLRAGNFLSETKKVVSKKVKCLLIESPTNPTCEIIDIRETAKLAHSVGAYLVIDNTFATFYNQKPLKLGADVVVHSATKFISGHGDTLGGLVIGKRDFIEELKDKALRCLGGVISPFNAWLLLRGIKTLGVRMERHNENGMKVAEFLAKREEISRLYYPGLPSHPGYRIAKSQMSGFGSMLAFELKGGREAGRILMNSIKLCLCAVSLGDTATLIEHPASMTHSSYSKEALKKAGISEGLVRMSVGIEDYRDIIADLSQALQKIKGVAKKVRGDS, from the coding sequence ATGCACGAGAATACAAAGGTTGTGCACGGAAAAGAGATTTTATTTGATTATCAGACCCGTTCCCTTTCGGTTCCGATTTATCAAACTGCCCTTTTCACTTTTGCCAGTGCCGAAGAAGGGGCAGAGATTTTCGCCGGGGAAAAGGAAGGATATATCTATACGAGGTTGGGAAATCCAACGATTAGAGCCTTAGAGGAAAAGATCGCCTTCTTAGAGGAAGGGGAAGATTGCTGTGCCTTGGCTTCCGGAATGGCGGCAATTGCCAGTGTCCTATTTACCCTCTGCCAGAAGGGTGATGAGGTTATCGCTTCTTATCCCATTTATGGTTGTACTTATTCCCTCTTGGTCTCAATTCTTCAACCCTTGGGGATTAAAGTGCGATTTTTGCGCGCCGGGAATTTTTTGTCCGAGACGAAGAAGGTAGTATCCAAAAAGGTAAAGTGCTTATTGATTGAGAGTCCGACCAATCCGACCTGTGAGATAATTGATATCCGAGAAACGGCAAAACTTGCCCATTCGGTTGGTGCCTATTTAGTAATTGATAATACCTTTGCCACATTCTATAACCAGAAGCCCTTAAAACTTGGTGCCGATGTTGTTGTCCATTCCGCAACCAAGTTCATATCCGGACACGGCGATACCCTTGGTGGTTTAGTAATTGGAAAAAGGGATTTTATTGAGGAGTTAAAGGATAAGGCGCTTCGCTGTTTGGGTGGGGTGATTAGCCCATTTAACGCCTGGCTCCTCTTGCGGGGGATAAAGACTCTTGGGGTGAGGATGGAGAGGCATAATGAGAATGGGATGAAAGTGGCAGAGTTTCTGGCAAAACGAGAAGAGATCTCCCGGCTTTACTATCCCGGACTCCCCTCCCATCCCGGATATCGGATTGCGAAATCCCAAATGTCTGGTTTTGGCAGTATGCTCGCCTTTGAGTTAAAAGGGGGTAGGGAAGCGGGAAGAATTTTAATGAATAGTATAAAACTTTGCCTCTGCGCGGTGAGCCTCGGTGATACCGCAACTCTAATTGAGCATCCCGCCTCAATGACCCATTCTTCTTATTCCAAGGAGGCTTTAAAGAAAGCAGGCATTAGCGAAGGTTTAGTGCGGATGTCAGTGGGGATTGAGGACTATCGGGACATTATTGCCGATTTAAGCCAAGCCTTGCAAAAGATAAAAGGGGTTGCGAAAAAAGTTAGAGGAGATTCTTAA
- a CDS encoding Minf_1886 family protein, with protein sequence MRKKLEEILKKDRRYKLDAYLFLFEALDYTRKIFNKPKHVTGQELLMGIKELAKMKFGRLAKLVLEDWGVKTTDDFGEIVFNLVEAKLLTKTKEDKKEDFHNVYSFDEVFVRDYEISFNGK encoded by the coding sequence TTGCGAAAAAAGTTAGAGGAGATTCTTAAGAAGGATAGGCGGTATAAATTAGATGCCTATCTCTTTCTCTTTGAAGCCTTAGATTACACAAGAAAAATTTTTAATAAGCCAAAACACGTGACCGGGCAGGAACTCCTGATGGGGATAAAGGAGTTGGCAAAGATGAAATTCGGTCGGTTGGCAAAATTGGTTCTGGAAGATTGGGGGGTAAAAACGACCGATGACTTCGGAGAAATTGTCTTCAATCTGGTTGAGGCGAAATTGCTAACGAAAACGAAAGAGGATAAGAAAGAAGACTTTCACAATGTTTACTCCTTTGATGAGGTATTTGTCAGGGATTACGAGATCAGTTTTAATGGAAAATAA
- a CDS encoding helicase C-terminal domain-containing protein gives MENNEVLISFLQEKLPRVLPFYEERPEQKEMALWVANSLKNSKNLLLEAGTGVGKSLAYLLPLVWHSQKENKRVAVSTYTKILQEQLRKKDIPIVQKLIPFRYATAYGSDNYLCRRRMERNLRLGLFEPEEEKEFREKVSFWAREKNGLVVDFPENIPSGLLAKIVRDGESCLGKRCPFYDGCYYFRAKREWEEAEVLIINHFLFFAHCATDYQLLPKFDTIIFDEGHRLEDAAVSYFDIDLSHTSFQRSLALLYNPKTKKGLLPNLPISFSRREELKKKVLEVEDSLDDFFLEINEQIEPRKRILRPPSLRTKFLSELESLNATLLEVWRELEDEELKMELWGMIKGLKKKEKEIREFINLSDSGSVYWVEKEEGRTYLKSAPLSVAGMIKEMLSNFKVFILTSATLTVAKDFKFITNRLGIDEADRKLLPSPFDYSRQSLLFIDERLPFPTEEEFVKRCALVIDELIKVARGRTLILFTSFKMMEEVFARCLKGRFSFLKQGDKPPYELLKEFQEDTASCLFATASFWQGIDVPGEALSSLIITRLPFDVPDEPRIEGIVEDLKRKGIEPFWNFQLPQAILRFRQGFGRLIRNKNDRGVVSVLDKRIIRKNYGSLFLKSLPENLPITLSINPVVGFFRKR, from the coding sequence ATGGAAAATAACGAGGTTTTAATATCTTTCCTCCAAGAGAAACTTCCCCGGGTGCTCCCTTTTTATGAGGAGCGACCGGAACAGAAGGAAATGGCTCTCTGGGTGGCAAACTCTCTAAAAAATTCTAAAAACCTTTTGCTTGAGGCGGGGACCGGTGTCGGGAAGAGCCTCGCCTATCTCTTACCATTGGTTTGGCACAGTCAGAAAGAAAATAAGCGGGTCGCAGTTTCTACTTATACCAAAATTCTTCAAGAACAGTTAAGGAAGAAGGATATCCCGATTGTTCAAAAACTGATCCCTTTTCGGTATGCCACCGCCTACGGTTCGGATAATTACCTCTGCCGACGCCGGATGGAGAGAAATCTTCGCCTGGGACTTTTTGAACCAGAGGAGGAGAAGGAGTTCCGGGAGAAGGTCTCATTCTGGGCAAGAGAAAAAAATGGTTTGGTTGTTGATTTTCCGGAGAATATCCCTTCGGGTCTTTTGGCAAAAATCGTTCGGGATGGGGAGAGTTGCCTCGGAAAGAGATGCCCGTTTTATGATGGGTGCTATTATTTTCGGGCAAAGAGAGAATGGGAAGAGGCTGAGGTATTAATTATCAACCATTTTCTCTTTTTTGCCCATTGCGCCACCGATTATCAACTCCTGCCAAAATTTGACACCATTATCTTTGATGAAGGGCATCGCTTAGAAGATGCCGCAGTTAGTTATTTTGACATTGACCTTTCTCATACCAGTTTCCAAAGGAGCCTTGCTCTTCTTTACAATCCGAAGACAAAAAAGGGCCTTCTCCCTAACCTACCAATCAGTTTTTCCCGAAGAGAAGAGTTAAAAAAGAAGGTTTTAGAAGTGGAAGATTCCCTTGACGATTTCTTTTTAGAGATTAATGAACAGATAGAACCGAGGAAAAGGATTTTGAGACCCCCTTCTCTTCGTACTAAATTCCTTTCGGAATTAGAAAGTCTCAACGCTACTCTCTTAGAGGTGTGGCGGGAGTTAGAAGATGAGGAGTTAAAGATGGAGTTATGGGGAATGATCAAGGGCTTAAAGAAGAAGGAGAAAGAGATTAGAGAATTTATTAATCTCAGTGATTCGGGTTCGGTCTACTGGGTGGAGAAGGAAGAGGGGAGAACTTACTTAAAAAGTGCTCCCCTTTCCGTAGCGGGAATGATTAAAGAGATGTTGAGTAATTTTAAGGTTTTTATCTTAACCTCGGCGACCTTGACCGTAGCCAAGGATTTCAAATTTATTACCAACCGTCTGGGAATTGATGAGGCGGATAGGAAACTCCTTCCCTCCCCCTTTGATTACAGTAGGCAGAGCCTCCTTTTTATTGATGAGAGATTACCCTTTCCCACTGAGGAGGAGTTTGTTAAAAGATGCGCTTTGGTGATTGATGAGTTAATCAAAGTGGCTCGGGGTAGGACCTTAATTCTCTTTACCAGTTTTAAGATGATGGAGGAGGTCTTTGCCCGTTGTCTCAAGGGGAGATTTTCTTTCTTAAAGCAGGGGGATAAGCCTCCTTATGAGTTGTTAAAAGAGTTTCAAGAAGATACCGCTTCTTGCCTATTCGCTACCGCTTCCTTTTGGCAGGGGATTGATGTTCCGGGGGAGGCATTAAGTTCCTTAATCATCACCCGCTTACCTTTTGATGTACCCGATGAGCCAAGGATTGAAGGGATTGTTGAGGATTTGAAAAGAAAAGGGATTGAGCCATTCTGGAATTTTCAATTGCCCCAAGCGATTCTCCGTTTCCGCCAGGGTTTCGGTCGCCTCATTAGAAATAAGAATGACCGGGGTGTGGTTTCGGTTTTGGATAAACGCATCATTAGAAAAAATTATGGGAGTTTATTTTTGAAGTCTCTACCGGAAAATTTGCCAATTACCCTTAGTATCAATCCGGTTGTTGGTTTTTTCCGAAAGCGATGA
- a CDS encoding radical SAM protein produces the protein MRKSSYLSINLKEIREKALSLLAECRICPRECGVNRLKNERGHCQTGRYALVSSYGPHFGEEPELVGSSGSGTIFFSYCNLNCLYCQNYEISQLGEGREKDREALAKIMVYLQEIGCHNINLVSPTHIVPQFLEALELAVKEGLKIPIVYNSGGYDKVETLKLLEGIIDIYMPDAKYSDDENAKRYSNAPNYFATNKRALKEMHRQVGDLVCDERGIAQRGLIIRHLVLPNRIAGSFRVLEFIAREISKDTYVNIMAQYRPCYHASRYLELSRRITDEEFKEVIEYARSLGLHRGF, from the coding sequence ATGAGAAAATCTTCCTATCTTTCTATTAACTTAAAAGAAATTAGGGAAAAGGCTTTGTCTCTTTTGGCGGAATGCCGAATTTGTCCCCGGGAGTGCGGGGTGAATCGGTTAAAGAATGAAAGAGGACACTGCCAGACTGGTCGGTATGCGCTTGTCTCCTCTTATGGACCCCATTTTGGGGAAGAACCGGAATTGGTGGGCAGTTCGGGTTCGGGAACGATTTTTTTCTCTTATTGTAACCTTAATTGCCTCTATTGTCAGAATTATGAGATAAGTCAGTTGGGGGAGGGGAGGGAAAAGGATAGAGAGGCTCTGGCGAAAATTATGGTCTATTTACAGGAGATTGGTTGTCATAATATCAATCTGGTCTCGCCGACCCATATTGTTCCCCAGTTTTTAGAGGCATTAGAATTGGCGGTAAAGGAAGGGTTAAAAATTCCCATTGTCTATAATTCTGGTGGTTACGATAAAGTTGAAACTTTGAAATTATTGGAAGGGATAATTGACATTTATATGCCGGATGCCAAATATTCGGACGATGAGAATGCTAAGAGATATTCTAATGCCCCAAACTATTTTGCCACAAATAAACGAGCATTAAAGGAGATGCACCGGCAAGTTGGTGATTTAGTCTGTGATGAGAGGGGAATTGCCCAAAGGGGATTGATTATCCGCCATCTCGTGTTACCGAATCGGATTGCCGGTTCTTTTCGGGTATTAGAGTTTATCGCTCGGGAAATTTCTAAGGATACCTATGTTAATATCATGGCACAGTATCGCCCTTGCTATCATGCCTCCCGGTATTTAGAACTTTCCCGAAGAATAACCGATGAGGAGTTTAAGGAGGTTATTGAGTATGCGAGGAGTTTAGGCCTCCACCGAGGATTTTAA